TTACTACTGTCTTTGTCCGTGGAATTGTCGATGAAGTTCCCGCACTTGTTCTGCAAGCTCCGTTACAGGGCCATCTACGACCGCATTATGGATGACTTCCTGAATGCTCAAATTACGGACAGGTGATGCTGCAATGCCCATTTCGCTTAACCACTGTGATAATTGCTGCGAAGAGCTGGCATATACAATCCTTCCTAATTGAACCCAACCGTGAGCTGCCGCACACATAGGGCAATGTTCCCCGGAAGTATACACAGTTGCCTGCTTACGTTCTTCCAGTGACATATTCTGAGCTGCCCAGCGAGCTAAAGCGAACTCGGGGTGCTGAGTATGGTCACCACCGCCTACATGGTTACTATCTTCGGCCAAGACCTCTCCATTTGCTGAGACCAGGATGGAGCCGAAAGGTTCGT
This genomic stretch from Paenibacillus sp. FSL H7-0737 harbors:
- a CDS encoding nucleoside deaminase gives rise to the protein MINDTDIKHLQRCIELARIALEVGDEPFGSILVSANGEVLAEDSNHVGGGDHTQHPEFALARWAAQNMSLEERKQATVYTSGEHCPMCAAAHGWVQLGRIVYASSSQQLSQWLSEMGIAASPVRNLSIQEVIHNAVVDGPVTELAEQVRELHRQFHGQRQ